Proteins encoded within one genomic window of Pseudorasbora parva isolate DD20220531a chromosome 3, ASM2467924v1, whole genome shotgun sequence:
- the trim32 gene encoding E3 ubiquitin-protein ligase TRIM32, producing MATPTSLDPDLVREVLECPICLETYNQDQLRPKLLQCGHSVCRQCLEKLLASTINGVRCPFCSKVSRMSSISQLADNLTVLKIIDCASSCGSNMGLMCKSCKNRLPRQYCRDCGIVLCDICKTEGHQRQGHVVQAIRMAAEQCRKDISGKLSNLREAMGNIQKKKAAIDNVTKSLRLKYKAVQQEYAKAELRLQEELGRSRRAFATSLAEIEKLNAQILEEQTYLLNIAEVQVVSRCDYLTMRIKQTDIALLEEVSNNEEEELDLKTNLPVILKLQEPELVKMECANPLDVGQLSTKPCTVNAEEEDGLDFAAAAPLDMYRDIDMVTTVEEAVCACPGSFKSKSVDGGGPSSGASGGQLCQFVKKMGCKGNLPGMFNLPVSICVTPQGEVLVADRGNYRIQMFNRKGFQREIRRNPSSIDNFVLSFLGADLPNLIPLSIAITAQGLIGVTDNYDNSVKVYTTDGHCVACHKNQLIKPWGIAAMPSGQFVVSDVEGGKLWCLAVDRNVGVVNYNRLCSAVRPKFVTCDSSGTVYFTQGLGLNIENRHNEHHLEGGFSIGSVGMDGQLGKQLSHFFSENEDFRCITGMCVDSNGDLIVTDSGRKEILQFPKEGGYNVLIQEGLTCPVGVAVTQKGQLLVLDCWDHCVKVYTYLQKRRSSTC from the coding sequence ATGGCCACACCAACGTCCCTAGATCCAGATTTGGTCCGGGAGGTGCTGGAATGCCCCATTTGCCTGGAGACCTATAACCAGGATCAGCTTCGACCCAAGCTTCTGCAATGTGGTCACTCTGTGTGTCGCCAGTGCCTTGAGAAACTCCTCGCCAGCACGATAAATGGCGTGCGCTGCCCATTTTGCAGCAAGGTGTCTCGCATGAGCAGTATTTCCCAGCTGGCTGACAATCTCACTGTGTTGAAGATCATTGACTGTGCAAGTTCATGCGGCTCTAACATGGGCCTCATGTGCAAGTCTTGTAAAAACCGGCTGCCCCGTCAGTATTGCCGTGACTGTGGCATTGTGTTGTGTGATATTTGTAAAACCGAGGGGCACCAGCGCCAAGGCCACGTCGTACAGGCCATTCGCATGGCTGCTGAACAGTGCCGGAAAGACATCAGCGGGAAGCTTTCCAACTTGCGGGAGGCAATGGGCAATATTCAGAAGAAGAAGGCAGCTATCGACAACGTGACGAAATCACTCAGACTGAAGTACAAGGCTGTACAACAAGAGTATGCTAAGGCTGAGTTGAGGCTCCAAGAGGAGCTTGGACGCTCCCGCCGTGCCTTTGCCACATCCTTGGCTGAAATCGAGAAGCTCAATGCCCAGATTCTTGAGGAGCAGACGTACCTGCTCAATATTGCTGAAGTGCAGGTGGTCTCAAGGTGTGACTACCTAACCATGAGAATCAAGCAGACTGATATTGCTCTACTGGAGGAAGTGAGTAACAATGAAGAAGAGGAGTTGGACCTAAAAACCAATCTGCCTGTCATTCTGAAACTACAAGAGCCTGAACTGGTTAAAATGGAGTGCGCAAACCCTTTAGACGTAGGGCAACTTTCCACTAAACCCTGCACTGTCAATGCCGAAGAGGAAGATGGACTGGATTTCGCCGCTGCCGCCCCTTTGGACATGTATCGTGATATTGATATGGTGACAACAGTCGAAGAGGCGGTTTGCGCCTGTCCCGGAAGCTTCAAGTCTAAGTCTGTGGATGGAGGAGGACCTTCTTCAGGGGCTTCTGGTGGGCAGCTCTGTCAGTTCGTGAAAAAGATGGGATGCAAGGGCAATCTCCCGGGCATGTTCAACTTGCCGGTAAGCATTTGCGTCACACCACAGGGTGAGGTTCTCGTGGCCGACCGAGGGAATTACCGCATCCAGATGTTCAACCGCAAGGGCTTCCAAAGGGAGATTCGCCGCAACCCTAGCAGCATCGACAACTTCGTCTTGAGTTTCCTCGGCGCTGACCTGCCAAACCTCATCCCTCTCTCCATCGCAATCACCGCTCAGGGCCTCATCGGTGTCACTGATAACTATGACAACTCTGTGAAGGTTTACACCACCGATGGCCACTGCGTCGCCTGCCACAAGAACCAGCTCATCAAGCCATGGGGAATCGCGGCCATGCCTTCGGGGCAGTTTGTCGTGTCCGATGTCGAAGGGGGGAAGCTATGGTGCCTGGCCGTGGATCGTAATGTAGGGGTTGTGAACTATAACAGATTATGCTCGGCCGTCAGGCCCAAGTTTGTAACTTGTGACTCCTCAGGTACAGTCTACTTCACGCAGGGCTTGGGTCTGAACATCGAGAATAGACACAATGAACACCACCTCGAAGGGGGCTTTTCCATCGGCTCTGTGGGAATGGATGGGCAGCTGGGAAAGCAGCTCAGTCACTTCTTCTCAGAAAACGAAGACTTCCGTTGCATAACTGGCATGTGTGTGGACTCCAACGGGGACTTGATCGTGACGGACAGTGGCCGTAAGGAGATACTACAGTTCCCTAAAGAAGGAGGCTACAACGTTCTCATTCAGGAGGGCCTTACATGCCCTGTAGGTGTAGCTGTTACCCAGAAGGGACAACTGCTTGTCTTGGATTGCTGGGACCACTGTGTGAAGGTTTACACATACTTGCAAAAGAGACGCTCCTCTACGTGTTAA